In Aestuariibaculum lutulentum, one DNA window encodes the following:
- a CDS encoding zinc ribbon domain-containing protein codes for MAKNKEVTVEERLRALYDLQLIDSRIDEIRNVRGELPLEVRDLEDEVAGLNIRLEKLVSSLEVIDNDIASRKNLIEEAKALIKKYTEQQKNVRNNREYNSLTKEVEFQELEIQLAEKHIKEFKAQIEQKKEVIAETKERLKERETHLKHKKSELNDILAETEKEEKALIQKSEDYKNEIEERLVSAYTRIRQNVKNGLAVVPIERGASGGSFFTIPPQIQVEIAARKKIITDEHSGRILVDAQLAEEQKEKMEKLFAKIS; via the coding sequence ATGGCTAAAAATAAAGAAGTAACTGTTGAAGAGCGCTTAAGAGCTTTATACGATTTACAACTCATCGATTCACGTATAGATGAAATTAGAAATGTTCGTGGAGAACTTCCTTTAGAAGTTCGTGATTTAGAAGATGAAGTTGCAGGTCTTAACATCAGATTAGAAAAATTAGTTTCTAGTTTAGAAGTTATTGACAACGACATCGCATCTAGAAAGAATCTTATTGAAGAAGCTAAAGCTTTAATTAAAAAGTACACCGAGCAACAAAAAAATGTTAGAAATAACAGAGAATATAATTCTTTAACTAAAGAGGTTGAATTCCAGGAATTAGAAATTCAATTAGCTGAAAAACACATTAAAGAATTTAAAGCTCAAATTGAACAGAAAAAAGAAGTTATCGCTGAAACTAAAGAGCGTTTAAAAGAGCGTGAAACGCACCTTAAACACAAGAAAAGCGAGTTAAACGATATTTTAGCTGAAACTGAAAAAGAAGAAAAAGCTTTAATTCAAAAATCTGAAGATTACAAAAACGAAATTGAAGAGCGTTTAGTTTCTGCATACACCAGAATTCGTCAAAACGTGAAAAACGGTTTAGCTGTTGTACCAATTGAAAGAGGTGCTTCAGGAGGATCTTTCTTCACTATTCCACCTCAAATTCAGGTTGAGATTGCTGCTCGTAAAAAAATCATTACTGATGAGCACAGTGGACGTATCTTAGTTGATGCACAGTTAGCTGAAGAACAAAAAGAAAAAATGGAAAAATTATTCGCTAAAATAAGCTAA
- the lpxK gene encoding tetraacyldisaccharide 4'-kinase, producing the protein MKLDWGLMKLIRKIVFPFVPVYYLITYLRNVLYDRGVKTSSSYDFPVICVGNLSVGGTGKTPMIEYLINLLKDDHLVATLSRGYKRKTEGFQLGDEQSIVETLGDEPFQFYNKFGNDILVAVDADRRNGIKQLQDLDGTPDIILLDDAYQHRKVKAGFNILLSAYSNIYTKDWMLPTGNLREPRSGAKRANVIVITKCPDDLSESRKQHIIKAIKPEPYQEVFFSSIEYDTNVYSSHETKSLETFGDFTLVTGIANANTLVKYLKEKGKHFDHLNFDDHHNFTDQEILLLSTKSTLLTTEKDFMRLKQYDVLKKRLYYLPIKTKIDRPEVFNKLVLDFVNAN; encoded by the coding sequence ATGAAATTAGATTGGGGCCTGATGAAGTTAATTAGAAAAATAGTCTTTCCGTTTGTACCTGTATATTATTTAATTACCTATTTGAGAAATGTATTGTATGATCGTGGTGTGAAAACATCATCATCTTACGACTTTCCGGTTATTTGTGTAGGTAATCTTAGTGTTGGAGGAACAGGTAAAACTCCTATGATTGAGTACTTGATTAACTTATTGAAAGACGACCATCTGGTAGCGACATTAAGCCGAGGTTATAAACGAAAAACAGAAGGGTTTCAGTTAGGTGATGAACAATCAATAGTGGAAACTCTGGGTGATGAACCTTTTCAATTTTACAATAAGTTTGGTAACGATATTCTGGTGGCGGTAGATGCCGATCGTAGAAATGGCATAAAGCAATTACAAGATTTAGATGGAACCCCAGATATTATTTTATTAGATGATGCTTATCAGCACCGAAAAGTAAAAGCTGGGTTTAATATTTTACTTTCTGCTTATAGTAATATTTATACTAAAGACTGGATGTTACCAACCGGAAATTTACGAGAACCCAGAAGTGGAGCAAAACGTGCCAATGTTATTGTGATAACAAAATGTCCAGACGATTTAAGTGAATCCAGAAAACAACATATTATTAAGGCTATTAAGCCTGAACCGTATCAGGAAGTATTTTTTAGTTCCATTGAATACGATACCAATGTGTATTCATCTCATGAAACAAAATCTTTAGAGACATTTGGAGATTTTACTTTGGTAACTGGGATTGCCAATGCGAATACTTTGGTGAAATATTTAAAAGAAAAAGGAAAACATTTTGATCATTTAAATTTTGATGATCATCATAATTTTACTGATCAGGAAATTTTATTACTGAGTACAAAATCGACGCTCTTAACCACAGAAAAAGATTTTATGCGTCTAAAACAATACGATGTACTTAAAAAAAGATTATACTATCTCCCAATAAAAACAAAGATTGACCGACCGGAAGTTTTTAATAAACTTGTTTTAGATTTTGTTAACGCTAATTAA
- a CDS encoding RidA family protein — MKSEAVTPRGAYPHTKRVGDFIFVSGTSSRRPDNSIAGVDVIDEMNTKHLNIEVQTREVIKNIEKNLAKEGATLKDVVDVTTFLVNMNDFAGYNKAYAEFFDKETGPTRTTVAVHQLPHPDLVVEIKAMAYKKL, encoded by the coding sequence ATGAAAAGCGAAGCTGTAACACCCCGAGGGGCCTATCCGCATACCAAACGTGTGGGCGATTTCATTTTCGTTTCCGGTACCAGTTCCCGTCGACCTGATAATTCTATTGCAGGTGTTGATGTTATTGACGAAATGAATACGAAACATTTAAATATTGAGGTTCAAACGCGAGAAGTCATAAAAAATATTGAAAAGAATTTAGCTAAAGAAGGCGCTACCCTTAAAGATGTTGTTGATGTCACTACCTTTCTTGTTAATATGAATGACTTTGCAGGCTACAATAAAGCTTACGCCGAGTTTTTTGATAAAGAAACCGGCCCAACAAGAACCACAGTGGCGGTTCATCAACTACCGCATCCCGATTTGGTAGTTGAAATAAAAGCAATGGCCTATAAAAAACTGTAA
- the msrA gene encoding peptide-methionine (S)-S-oxide reductase MsrA: MKHLIFTFTLTLIISCQNTAQNSKAQEAIINSNPVEVPLKNGKARAYFASGCFWCVEAIYESIKGVDEVISGYSGGHTKNPTYEASNTGKTGHAESVEVIYDPNIVSFSTLVDVYFGSQNVTQVNGQGNDIGSQYRSIIFYQNEEQKAIILKKKEVLAKKLNAKIAAEVYPFQKFWKAEDYHQNYERLHPNNPYVRNVSIPRLNRFKAKFPELLKENH, encoded by the coding sequence ATGAAACATCTTATTTTCACCTTCACCCTTACCCTAATTATAAGTTGTCAGAATACAGCCCAAAACTCAAAAGCTCAGGAAGCGATAATAAACTCAAATCCAGTAGAAGTCCCATTAAAAAATGGAAAAGCTCGCGCTTACTTTGCCAGTGGCTGCTTTTGGTGTGTTGAAGCTATTTATGAAAGTATTAAAGGTGTAGATGAAGTGATTAGCGGGTATTCCGGAGGTCATACTAAAAACCCTACTTACGAAGCCAGTAACACGGGAAAAACGGGGCATGCCGAATCGGTTGAAGTGATTTATGACCCTAACATAGTAAGTTTTTCAACTTTAGTTGATGTTTATTTTGGCTCGCAAAATGTGACTCAGGTTAACGGACAAGGTAATGATATTGGCTCGCAATACCGTTCTATTATTTTTTATCAGAATGAAGAACAGAAGGCTATCATTCTGAAGAAAAAAGAAGTATTAGCAAAAAAACTAAATGCTAAAATCGCAGCCGAGGTATATCCGTTTCAAAAATTCTGGAAAGCTGAAGATTATCATCAAAATTACGAACGCCTGCATCCCAACAATCCTTATGTACGCAATGTTTCTATTCCGAGGTTAAATCGGTTTAAAGCTAAATTCCCAGAATTGCTAAAAGAAAATCATTAA
- the kynU gene encoding kynureninase yields MFDFKSGLDFAKELDQNDILTSYRNQFHIPKDKHGNDLIYLCGNSLGLQPKITKTYVDQELEDWANLGVEGHTEAKHPWLPYHEFLAESMAKVVGAKPIEVVVMNTLTANLHFMMVSFYQPTPTRYKILIEADAFPSDKYAVESQLRHHGYDDKEGVILWKAREGEELLRYEDLEAILEKNGNEIALIMIGGVNYYTGQYFDLKRITQLGQNYGCKVGFDCAHGAGNVPLNLHDSGADFAVWCTYKYLNSGPGSLAGAFVHERHAYNKNLNRFTGWWSHNKQTRFNMRDEFDQLPGAEGWQLSNPPILSMAAIRASLDLFNDVGFENLIEKSKKLTGYFEFLINELNNEHIKIITPKNSNQRGCQLSIQVKNADKTLHKKLTEAGIICDWREPDVIRCAPVPLYNSFEDVYRMVEILKGILNE; encoded by the coding sequence TTGTTCGACTTTAAATCTGGTCTTGATTTCGCTAAAGAATTAGACCAAAATGACATATTGACTTCTTACCGAAATCAATTTCATATTCCGAAAGACAAACACGGAAATGACTTGATTTATCTCTGTGGTAACTCTTTAGGACTACAACCCAAAATAACCAAAACCTACGTTGATCAGGAATTGGAAGATTGGGCCAACCTAGGTGTTGAAGGCCATACTGAAGCCAAACACCCTTGGTTGCCGTATCATGAATTTTTAGCTGAAAGTATGGCAAAGGTCGTTGGCGCAAAACCTATTGAAGTGGTTGTAATGAACACTCTTACCGCCAATCTCCACTTTATGATGGTGTCCTTCTATCAACCAACACCAACTCGCTACAAAATTTTAATTGAAGCCGATGCATTCCCTTCCGATAAATATGCTGTAGAATCGCAACTACGTCATCATGGTTATGACGACAAAGAAGGGGTTATTTTATGGAAAGCTCGTGAAGGCGAAGAACTTTTACGATACGAAGATTTAGAAGCTATTTTAGAAAAAAATGGTAATGAGATTGCTCTTATTATGATTGGTGGCGTAAATTATTATACTGGACAATATTTCGACTTAAAACGCATCACTCAACTCGGACAAAACTACGGTTGTAAAGTCGGTTTCGACTGTGCTCATGGCGCAGGAAACGTACCTTTAAATTTGCACGATTCGGGCGCCGATTTTGCCGTATGGTGTACTTATAAATATTTAAACTCTGGTCCGGGTAGTTTAGCAGGCGCCTTTGTTCATGAACGCCATGCTTACAATAAAAACTTAAACCGGTTTACTGGCTGGTGGAGCCACAATAAACAAACGCGTTTTAATATGCGCGATGAATTCGACCAACTTCCGGGCGCTGAAGGCTGGCAATTAAGTAACCCGCCTATACTTTCGATGGCTGCCATTCGGGCCTCTTTAGATTTATTCAATGACGTAGGCTTTGAAAACCTAATCGAAAAATCTAAAAAGCTAACTGGTTATTTTGAGTTTTTAATCAACGAACTCAACAACGAACACATTAAAATTATCACACCAAAAAACAGCAATCAACGTGGTTGCCAATTATCCATTCAGGTAAAAAATGCCGATAAAACATTACATAAAAAATTAACAGAAGCAGGCATTATTTGTGACTGGCGTGAACCCGATGTTATTCGCTGTGCTCCTGTACCACTTTACAACTCATTCGAGGATGTCTATCGCATGGTTGAAATTTTAAAAGGGATTTTAAATGAATAA
- a CDS encoding (4Fe-4S)-binding protein, translated as MDKTKEYTNGEVTIVWKPEKCIHSGICAKGLPQVFQPMVRPWINIDGAKTEILVDQVKACPSGALSYYMNNKKDKTSEVLEAHVEVLENGPLLVYGTLHISHKDGSQEVKNKTTAFCRCGHSHNKPFCDGSHAKENFKG; from the coding sequence ATGGATAAGACAAAAGAATATACAAATGGAGAAGTAACGATTGTCTGGAAACCTGAAAAATGTATCCACTCCGGTATTTGTGCTAAAGGTTTACCTCAGGTTTTTCAACCTATGGTTCGCCCATGGATTAATATTGATGGTGCTAAAACGGAAATATTGGTAGATCAGGTTAAAGCTTGTCCGTCGGGAGCTTTGAGTTATTATATGAACAACAAAAAAGATAAAACCTCTGAAGTTTTAGAGGCTCATGTTGAGGTTTTAGAAAATGGTCCGTTATTAGTTTATGGCACGCTTCATATCAGTCATAAAGATGGAAGTCAGGAAGTGAAAAATAAAACCACGGCATTTTGTAGGTGTGGACATTCTCATAACAAACCTTTTTGTGATGGATCGCACGCTAAGGAGAATTTTAAAGGCTAA
- a CDS encoding class I SAM-dependent methyltransferase: MEINDVWKAGDPYEYFMGRWSSLMAAKFLKWLDAGLGKNWLDVGCGTGALSESIEQHCKPMSLSCIDPSEGFIEQVKQRILITGQFRVGSVENLPFKNESFEVVVSGLALNFFQNLEKALSELKRVSRPNGVIAAYVWDYSDRMDFLRYFWDAAYQIDSKSKVFDEGLRFPICNSENLIKAFEKANLKNIESTKLDIETNFKNFDDYWNPFLGGQGPAPSYLASLDSEHKEALKSNLQERLKSESGGLVKLLARAIAIKGKFK; this comes from the coding sequence ATGGAAATTAATGATGTATGGAAAGCAGGAGACCCGTATGAATACTTTATGGGAAGATGGAGTTCATTAATGGCTGCAAAATTTCTTAAATGGCTAGATGCAGGTTTGGGAAAAAACTGGCTTGATGTTGGTTGTGGAACAGGTGCCTTAAGTGAGTCTATTGAACAACATTGTAAGCCAATGAGTTTAAGTTGCATCGATCCGTCAGAGGGTTTTATTGAACAAGTGAAACAGAGAATTTTAATTACCGGTCAATTTAGAGTTGGAAGTGTTGAGAATTTACCGTTTAAAAATGAAAGTTTCGAGGTGGTAGTTTCTGGTCTTGCCTTGAATTTTTTTCAGAATTTAGAAAAAGCACTATCTGAATTAAAAAGAGTTTCTAGACCTAATGGTGTTATTGCGGCTTATGTTTGGGATTATTCCGATAGGATGGATTTCTTGAGGTATTTTTGGGATGCAGCTTATCAAATTGATTCAAAATCAAAAGTATTCGATGAGGGATTACGATTTCCAATTTGTAATTCAGAGAACTTAATTAAAGCATTCGAAAAGGCCAATCTAAAAAATATTGAATCGACTAAACTTGATATAGAAACAAATTTTAAAAATTTTGATGATTATTGGAATCCATTTTTAGGAGGACAAGGTCCAGCACCAAGTTATTTAGCTTCTTTGGATAGTGAGCATAAGGAAGCTTTAAAAAGCAATCTTCAAGAAAGACTAAAATCTGAATCTGGTGGTTTAGTGAAGCTGTTAGCAAGAGCCATAGCTATTAAGGGAAAGTTTAAGTGA
- a CDS encoding FAD-dependent oxidoreductase — translation MNNNQTIQIIGAGLCGSLLALRLGQRGFNVEVFEKRPDLRKVDISAGRSINLAFSNRGIKAMNMVGIQHKAEPLCIPMHGRMLHDIEGNTFLSPYSGKENEYINSISRTDLNALLLNEAEALDNVTIHFNHKCTSVDFENKISYFYKYEDKTEFSKAADVIIGTDGAGSVLRKSYYLEKKFLFSFSQDYLTHGYKELSILPAENGGFKTFKNALHIWGRDSFMLIALPNLDGSFTVTLFLSYEDGEYNFNNLTTPERVTAFFSTYFKDALELMPNLLDDFFKNPTSPLGTVKCSPWHYKGNTLLLGDAAHAIVPFYGQGMNASFEDVTEFDKLLDENFTDWESLFKAFETDRKKDTDAIADLAIDNFHEMKGHVNNAIFREKRNLEMAFEKTFPEAYASKYGLVTFNENIGYREAMLRGRAQDKAILNMLTDGDIETPLKLDNKTWLEHTLKQVQAETEHILEEDRVAKNMHH, via the coding sequence ATGAATAACAACCAAACCATACAAATTATTGGAGCCGGACTTTGTGGTTCGCTACTTGCTTTGCGACTTGGTCAACGTGGATTTAATGTTGAAGTTTTTGAAAAACGTCCTGACCTGAGAAAAGTAGACATCAGTGCCGGGCGCTCCATTAATCTTGCGTTTTCCAACCGAGGCATTAAGGCCATGAATATGGTAGGTATTCAACATAAAGCAGAGCCACTTTGTATTCCTATGCATGGTCGCATGTTACATGATATTGAAGGCAACACCTTTTTATCACCATATAGCGGAAAGGAGAACGAATATATCAACTCCATTTCCCGTACAGATTTAAATGCCCTGCTCCTTAATGAAGCCGAAGCTTTAGACAATGTCACCATTCATTTTAACCATAAATGTACTTCGGTAGATTTTGAAAACAAGATCTCCTATTTTTATAAATATGAAGATAAAACTGAGTTTTCAAAAGCAGCCGATGTCATTATCGGGACCGATGGCGCGGGTTCTGTGCTTCGAAAAAGCTATTATTTAGAAAAGAAATTTTTATTCAGCTTTTCTCAGGATTATCTCACGCATGGCTACAAAGAATTAAGTATTCTCCCTGCTGAAAATGGCGGATTTAAAACTTTTAAAAACGCATTACACATTTGGGGACGTGATTCATTTATGCTGATTGCTCTACCAAATTTAGATGGCAGTTTTACGGTGACCTTATTTTTAAGTTATGAAGACGGCGAGTATAATTTCAATAATCTAACAACTCCAGAACGCGTTACAGCATTCTTTTCAACTTACTTTAAAGATGCTTTAGAGTTGATGCCTAATCTTTTGGACGACTTTTTTAAAAACCCTACTTCACCTTTGGGAACTGTAAAATGTTCACCCTGGCATTATAAAGGAAATACCTTGTTATTAGGAGATGCCGCACATGCCATTGTTCCGTTTTACGGTCAAGGAATGAATGCTTCCTTTGAAGATGTTACTGAATTTGATAAATTGTTAGATGAAAATTTCACCGATTGGGAAAGCCTCTTTAAAGCCTTTGAAACAGATCGAAAAAAAGACACCGATGCCATTGCCGATTTAGCCATCGATAATTTCCATGAAATGAAAGGCCATGTGAACAATGCTATTTTCCGCGAAAAGCGTAACTTAGAGATGGCTTTCGAAAAAACATTTCCAGAAGCTTATGCCTCGAAATACGGCCTGGTAACCTTTAATGAAAACATAGGCTATCGCGAAGCCATGTTAAGAGGACGAGCACAAGACAAGGCTATTTTAAACATGCTAACTGATGGCGATATAGAAACGCCGCTTAAACTGGACAACAAAACCTGGCTTGAACACACCTTAAAACAAGTTCAGGCAGAAACCGAACATATTTTAGAAGAAGACCGTGTTGCTAAAAATATGCATCACTAA
- a CDS encoding Nif3-like dinuclear metal center hexameric protein, which translates to MIIQDVIDHLETLAPLAYAEDFDNVGLLVGDKRAKLTGVLVTLDTLETVVDEAIENNCNLIVSFHPIIFKGLKKITGKTYVERVVLKAIKHDIAIYTMHTALDNTFHGVNDMICNQLKLSNKQILIPQLQTIKKLTTYVPKNEAEQLRAALFNAGAGTIGNYNNCSFNVEGYGTFNANKNANPTIGERGVTHTEAETKITVTFPKHLESQILKTLFDTHSYEEVAYEVVTIENKNQHIGIGMVGELEESMDEKNFLTYVKDKMNTECIRHSAFLNKNIKKVAVLGGSGSFAIDAAKAAGADAFITADLKYHDFFTAENSILLTDIGHYESEQFTKNGLVAHLTKKITNFAIILSKTNTNPVKYF; encoded by the coding sequence ATGATAATTCAGGATGTTATTGACCACTTGGAGACCTTAGCGCCTTTGGCTTACGCCGAAGATTTTGATAATGTAGGCCTTCTTGTTGGTGATAAAAGAGCGAAATTAACAGGCGTGTTAGTAACGCTTGATACTTTAGAAACTGTTGTAGATGAGGCAATCGAAAACAACTGCAACTTAATAGTCAGCTTCCACCCTATCATCTTTAAAGGACTTAAAAAAATAACAGGAAAAACATATGTAGAACGCGTTGTTCTTAAAGCCATAAAACACGATATCGCCATTTACACCATGCACACAGCCCTAGACAATACGTTTCATGGTGTTAACGATATGATTTGTAATCAGCTCAAATTAAGCAATAAGCAGATTTTAATTCCACAACTACAAACCATAAAAAAACTAACTACCTATGTTCCTAAAAATGAAGCCGAGCAACTTAGAGCGGCTTTATTCAATGCTGGTGCCGGAACTATTGGTAATTATAATAATTGTAGCTTTAATGTGGAAGGTTATGGTACGTTTAATGCTAATAAAAATGCCAATCCTACTATTGGAGAACGCGGCGTCACACATACCGAGGCTGAAACTAAAATAACAGTTACCTTTCCAAAACATTTAGAATCTCAAATTCTTAAAACTTTGTTCGACACCCATTCTTACGAAGAAGTGGCTTATGAAGTGGTTACTATTGAAAATAAAAATCAGCATATAGGCATAGGCATGGTGGGCGAATTGGAAGAATCTATGGATGAAAAAAACTTCTTGACCTATGTAAAAGACAAAATGAATACCGAATGTATTCGTCATTCTGCCTTTTTAAATAAAAACATTAAAAAAGTTGCGGTACTTGGCGGTTCTGGAAGTTTTGCTATTGATGCTGCTAAAGCCGCTGGTGCTGATGCATTTATCACAGCCGATTTAAAATATCACGACTTTTTTACGGCTGAAAACAGCATCCTACTAACCGATATTGGACATTATGAAAGTGAGCAGTTCACAAAAAACGGTTTAGTAGCACATCTTACAAAAAAAATTACTAATTTTGCAATCATTTTATCAAAGACAAATACCAATCCTGTTAAGTATTTTTAA
- a CDS encoding class I SAM-dependent methyltransferase, with translation MNKNSEYFEVNKKTWNDKVKIHVESEMYNFEAFITGKTSLNSYELLALGNVRGKSLLHLQCHFGQDTLSWSREGAICVGVDLSNEGIKMAKGLNDELGLDAKFVCCNVLDVPDYISETFDIVFTSYGVIGWLPDLKPWGKIIADRLRSGGVFYIVEFHPIVWMFDYLEGKPVMKYGYMQDEVIYEEYEGTYADTKSKIVSKEYGWNHGLGEVVTALTEAGLSIEYLREHDESPYNVLPDLVKTESHNYVTKDRLYPLIFEIKATKP, from the coding sequence ATGAATAAAAATTCGGAATATTTTGAAGTCAATAAAAAGACTTGGAATGACAAGGTTAAGATTCATGTAGAAAGTGAAATGTATAACTTTGAGGCTTTTATAACAGGTAAGACTTCTTTAAATTCTTATGAGCTGTTGGCTTTAGGAAATGTTCGTGGAAAATCTTTATTGCATTTGCAATGTCATTTTGGGCAAGATACCTTGAGTTGGAGTAGAGAGGGAGCTATTTGCGTTGGTGTAGATTTAAGTAATGAAGGCATTAAAATGGCGAAAGGTCTTAATGACGAATTGGGTTTAGATGCTAAATTTGTTTGTTGTAATGTACTAGATGTCCCCGATTATATTTCAGAAACATTCGATATTGTTTTTACAAGTTATGGTGTTATTGGCTGGTTGCCGGATTTAAAACCTTGGGGTAAAATTATAGCCGATCGTTTAAGGTCAGGAGGTGTTTTTTATATTGTTGAATTTCATCCTATTGTTTGGATGTTCGATTATTTAGAAGGTAAGCCAGTTATGAAGTATGGCTATATGCAGGACGAAGTGATTTATGAGGAATATGAAGGTACTTATGCGGACACCAAATCGAAAATAGTAAGTAAGGAATATGGTTGGAATCATGGTTTAGGTGAAGTAGTTACAGCATTAACAGAAGCAGGTCTAAGCATAGAATATTTACGGGAGCATGATGAAAGTCCGTATAATGTTTTACCAGATTTAGTAAAAACCGAATCTCATAATTATGTAACTAAAGACCGTTTGTATCCTTTAATTTTTGAAATTAAGGCGACAAAACCTTAA